The genomic DNA TCGGGGAAGCGATGCGCGAGAGGATCCCTCGCCTGAAAAATTACCCCGGCGTGACGGGAACGTTCCAGTTCACCCCTGCGGGGGATCTGCGCCGGAAAGTCCCCCTCCTGCAGGTCGAGCTGGGGAACTTCGTCCCGGTCCCGTCCCCTTAGTGCCTGGAGATCTCGCCCGGAAAGTGGGGATGTCGCTCTCCCCTGACGGTCCGATCGCGCGGGCGATGCCCGGGTTCGAGTCGCGGCCGGGGCAGCTTCGGATGGCGCTCGCGTGGGCGGAGGCGCTCGAAACACCCCGCGTGCTGGTCGCCGAGGCGGCCACCGGGATCGGCAAGACGCTCGCCTACCTCGTCCCCGCGATCCTCTCCGGCCGGAAGACGATCGTCTCCACCGGCACGCGCACCCTCCAGCAGCAGTTGATGGAAAACGACATCCCCCTGGTGCGGGACATCCTCCAGTACCCCTTTTCGTGCGCCGTCCTCAAAGGCCGCGGCAACTACCTCTGCCTGCGCCGCTGGAAGCGGTTCCGCGCCGAGCCGCTCTTCGAGTTCGCCCGGGAGGCCGGCTACTTCTCCGCGATGGAGGCGTTCGCGGAGACGACCCGTATGGGGGACGTCTCCGAGTGCGTCGGGGTGCCCGAGGACGCGCGCGTCTGGGGAGAGGTGAACGCCCGCAGCGAGATGTGCGACTCTTCGACGTGCGGCGAGATCGAGCGGTGCCATCTTGCGGCGGCACGGCGACGGGCGGCGGACGCCGATCTCGTCGTGGTGAACCACCACCTGTTCTTCGCGGACCTCGCGCTGCGCGAGCGGCTCGGGCCCGGGCGCGGGGGCGAGGAGGGGCGGTTCGGGGAGATTCTTCCCCGCGCCGACGCCGTGGTGTTCGACGAGGCGCACGGGGTCGAGGAGACCGCCTCCGTCTTCTTCGGCGTGACCGTCTCCCTCGGCCGCGCGCGGGAGCTCGCACGGGACGTCAAGCGTTCCGCTGCGAAGGCGGGCGGCGGGTGGTGCGCCCTCCTGCCGATGGCCGAGCGGTTCCGCCTCGTCGCCGAATCCGCCTTCGACGCGGTGGGGGACGGGGAAGCCCGTTTCGCGCTGCCCGCGCCCTCCGCCGGTACCCCGTTCGGGCAGAAGGCGTCGGCTCTCCTCCGAGCGGGGGAGGAACTCGCCCTGTCGCTCTCGGACGGCGCCCCCCGAGGGGAGATGGGTCCGGATCCGGGGACGGACCGGGACCCCCTGCTTCGGCGGGTCCGCGCCTTCCTCGACGATCTCGGCTCGGTCCTCTCCTCCGACTCCGCCTCCGCCGTGGCGTGGGCGGAGCGGCGCGGCGCGTCCATCTCCCTGCACCGGACGCCGGTCGAGGTCTCCCCGGTCCTTTCCGGAGCATTGTGGGGGGAACCGATTCCGTTCCTGCTCACCTCGGCGACCCTCTCGGTCTCGGGCGACCTGTCGTATTTCCGCGAGCGGGTGGGGCTCGCGCGGGTTGATGCCCGGGAACTCATCGTGGATAATGAGTTCGACTTCGCGGGGCGGGCGCTCTTCTACGTCCCGA from Deltaproteobacteria bacterium includes the following:
- a CDS encoding ATP-dependent DNA helicase produces the protein MSLSPDGPIARAMPGFESRPGQLRMALAWAEALETPRVLVAEAATGIGKTLAYLVPAILSGRKTIVSTGTRTLQQQLMENDIPLVRDILQYPFSCAVLKGRGNYLCLRRWKRFRAEPLFEFAREAGYFSAMEAFAETTRMGDVSECVGVPEDARVWGEVNARSEMCDSSTCGEIERCHLAAARRRAADADLVVVNHHLFFADLALRERLGPGRGGEEGRFGEILPRADAVVFDEAHGVEETASVFFGVTVSLGRARELARDVKRSAAKAGGGWCALLPMAERFRLVAESAFDAVGDGEARFALPAPSAGTPFGQKASALLRAGEELALSLSDGAPRGEMGPDPGTDRDPLLRRVRAFLDDLGSVLSSDSASAVAWAERRGASISLHRTPVEVSPVLSGALWGEPIPFLLTSATLSVSGDLSYFRERVGLARVDARELIVDNEFDFAGRALFYVPKGLPDPSDSAFPAAAAAETREILSCSGGGALVLCTSYRTLSALTEALRGTLPHTLYVQGDAPRSHLLRAFREGEDTVLIGTGTFWEGVDVPGASLRCVVIDKLPFASPSDPVTSARIRVLRDRGADPFMEYQLPEAILSLRQGVGRLLRRGDDYGVVALLDRRVSTRGYGELFRANLPPARWTDDRAEVAAFFRRFHGEKKKEEKG